AAACGATGTTCGCAGTCATCAAGGCCGGCGGTAAGCAGTACCGCGTTGTGGCTGAAGATGTGATCCGGATCGACCGCCAGGCGGGCGAACCGGGCGATGTGATTGAATTTGGCGAAGTTTTGCTGGTCGGCGGCGACAACCCGCAGGTCGGCGCGCCGACCGTGTCGGGCGCCACCGTGGCCGGCGTGGTACTGAGCCACGAGCGCGGCGACAAGGTCATCGCGTTCAAGAAGCGCCGCCGCAAGAATTCGCGCCGCAAGCGCGGCTTCCGTCACGAATTCTCGGTGATCCGCATCACCGAAATCCTGACCGACGGCAAGAAGCCGTCCAAGACGCCGCCGGAGCGCCCCAAGCGGGTCGCCAAGCCGAAGC
The Pseudolabrys sp. FHR47 genome window above contains:
- the rplU gene encoding 50S ribosomal protein L21, which codes for MFAVIKAGGKQYRVVAEDVIRIDRQAGEPGDVIEFGEVLLVGGDNPQVGAPTVSGATVAGVVLSHERGDKVIAFKKRRRKNSRRKRGFRHEFSVIRITEILTDGKKPSKTPPERPKRVAKPKPEAAEGAEGEKKAAKKPAARKKAAKSAA